One genomic region from Streptomyces sp. NBC_00457 encodes:
- a CDS encoding M20 family metallopeptidase, which produces MSLESEADLPGEAVLAGTLPEALRAELVAFRRDLHMHPELGNQEFRTTAAIKARLEKAGLAPRVLAIGTGLVCDIGDLDGVHPMLALRADIDALPIPDTKSECSYRSTVPDRAHACGHDVHTTVVLGAGLVLAELHRQGKLPRPVRLLFQPAEEVLPGGAADAIECGVLEGVGRIIAVHCDPRVDAGKIGLRAGAITSACDRLEIALDGPGGHTARPHLTTDLVTAAARVVTDVPALVSRRVDSRSGLAVTWGRVESGHAPNVIPQHAELSGTVRCLDIEAWRQAPDIVHAAIDEIANLYRAKSEINYVRGVPPVVNDAGVTELLRDAMVARRGVEAVEDTEQSLGGEDFSWYLEHVPGAMARLGVRTPGERTVRDLHQGDFDADESAITVGVELFTAAALLEGGV; this is translated from the coding sequence ATGTCACTGGAGTCCGAGGCCGATCTCCCCGGGGAAGCCGTGCTCGCCGGCACGCTGCCCGAGGCGCTGCGTGCCGAACTCGTCGCCTTCCGGCGCGACTTGCACATGCATCCGGAGCTGGGCAACCAGGAGTTCCGCACCACCGCGGCCATCAAGGCACGGCTCGAGAAGGCCGGCCTCGCCCCGCGCGTGCTGGCCATCGGGACCGGGCTCGTCTGCGACATCGGTGACCTGGACGGCGTACACCCCATGCTCGCGCTGCGCGCCGACATCGACGCGCTGCCCATTCCGGACACGAAGAGCGAGTGCTCGTACCGCTCGACCGTGCCCGATCGGGCGCATGCGTGCGGGCACGATGTGCATACGACCGTGGTGCTGGGCGCCGGGCTCGTGCTGGCCGAGCTGCACCGGCAGGGGAAGCTGCCGCGGCCCGTGCGGCTGCTGTTCCAGCCCGCGGAGGAGGTGCTGCCCGGGGGTGCCGCCGATGCCATCGAGTGCGGCGTGCTGGAGGGTGTGGGGCGGATCATCGCCGTGCACTGTGACCCGCGGGTGGATGCCGGGAAGATCGGGTTGCGGGCCGGGGCGATCACGTCCGCTTGTGATCGGCTGGAGATCGCTCTGGATGGGCCCGGTGGGCATACCGCTCGGCCTCATCTGACGACTGATTTGGTGACTGCGGCGGCTCGGGTCGTCACCGATGTGCCCGCTCTTGTTTCGCGGCGCGTCGATTCGCGTAGTGGACTCGCCGTGACCTGGGGGCGGGTCGAGTCCGGCCACGCTCCCAACGTCATTCCGCAGCACGCCGAACTGTCCGGGACCGTGCGGTGCCTGGACATCGAGGCGTGGCGGCAGGCGCCGGACATCGTGCATGCGGCGATCGACGAGATCGCCAATCTGTACCGGGCCAAGTCCGAGATCAACTATGTGCGGGGCGTGCCGCCCGTCGTCAACGACGCGGGCGTCACCGAGCTGCTGCGGGACGCCATGGTCGCGCGGCGCGGTGTCGAGGCCGTGGAGGACACCGAGCAGTCTCTCGGTGGCGAGGACTTCTCCTGGTACCTGGAGCATGTGCCGGGGGCCATGGCCCGGCTCGGGGTGCGGACGCCGGGGGAGCGGACCGTGCGCGATCTGCATCAGGGGGACTTCGACGCCGACGAGTCGGCGATCACGGTGGGTGTGGAGCTGTTCACGGCGGCCGCGCTGCTTGAGGGCGGGGTGTAG
- a CDS encoding N-acylneuraminate cytidylyltransferase translates to MNNSQADRGASVRRVLAVIPARGGSKGVPAKNLAPVGGVPLVARAVRECRAARLVTDVVVSTDDQAIAAAARQAGAEVVLRPAAIAGDTATSEAAVLHAMDAHEALHGSSVDVVMLVQCTSPFLAREDVDGVAAAILDNGADTAVTVAAFHGFIWRDGDEGAEDGGHGVNHDKSFRPRRQDRPQDFLETGAAYAMDAAGFRKHQHRFFGRTELVRTDPARVLEIDDHHELARARALAPLFDADRPGALPTAADIDAVVLDFDGTQTDDRVLIDSDGKEFVSVHRGDGLGIAALRKSGLKMLILSTEQNPVVAARARKLQIPVLHGIDRKDLALKQWCEEQGIAPERVLYVGNDVNDLPCFALVGWPVAVASAHDVVRGAARAVTTIPGGDGAIREIASWILGPSLDSLTK, encoded by the coding sequence ATGAACAACTCGCAAGCAGACCGAGGCGCCTCGGTGCGCAGAGTGCTCGCGGTGATCCCCGCGCGCGGCGGCTCCAAGGGCGTGCCCGCGAAGAACCTCGCCCCGGTCGGGGGCGTGCCGCTGGTGGCCCGCGCGGTGCGCGAGTGCCGTGCCGCTCGACTGGTGACCGACGTCGTCGTCTCCACCGACGACCAGGCGATCGCGGCCGCGGCCCGCCAGGCGGGCGCCGAGGTCGTGCTCCGCCCGGCCGCCATCGCCGGCGACACGGCGACCTCCGAGGCCGCCGTGCTGCACGCCATGGACGCGCACGAGGCGCTGCACGGGTCCTCGGTGGACGTGGTGATGCTGGTGCAGTGCACCAGCCCGTTCCTCGCCCGGGAGGACGTGGACGGCGTCGCCGCGGCGATCCTCGACAACGGCGCGGACACCGCGGTGACCGTGGCCGCGTTCCACGGGTTCATCTGGCGGGACGGCGACGAGGGCGCCGAGGACGGCGGCCACGGCGTCAACCACGACAAGTCCTTCCGCCCGCGCCGCCAGGACCGCCCCCAGGACTTCCTGGAGACCGGCGCCGCCTACGCGATGGACGCGGCCGGCTTCCGCAAGCACCAGCACCGCTTCTTCGGCCGCACCGAGCTGGTCCGCACGGACCCCGCCCGCGTCCTGGAGATCGACGACCACCACGAGCTGGCGCGGGCCCGGGCGCTCGCCCCCCTCTTCGACGCGGACCGTCCCGGTGCGCTGCCGACCGCCGCCGACATCGACGCGGTCGTCCTCGACTTCGACGGCACCCAGACCGATGACCGGGTGCTGATCGACTCCGACGGAAAGGAGTTCGTCTCCGTGCACCGCGGAGACGGCCTCGGCATCGCGGCCCTGCGCAAGTCGGGCCTGAAGATGCTGATCCTGTCCACGGAGCAGAACCCGGTCGTCGCCGCCCGGGCCCGGAAGCTGCAGATTCCGGTCCTGCACGGCATCGACCGGAAAGACCTCGCGCTGAAGCAGTGGTGCGAGGAGCAGGGCATCGCGCCTGAGCGCGTGCTCTACGTCGGCAACGACGTCAACGACCTCCCGTGCTTCGCCCTCGTGGGCTGGCCCGTGGCGGTCGCGAGCGCCCACGACGTCGTGCGCGGCGCCGCACGCGCGGTCACCACCATCCCGGGTGGCGACGGCGCGATCCGAGAGATCGCCAGCTGGATCCTCGGCCCCTCTCTCGATTCCCTCACCAAGTAA
- a CDS encoding glycosyltransferase family 2 protein, whose translation MPKLSVIVPFYNVQQYAPDMLRSLRANARRDFEFILVDDKSKDETPAILERAAEELSDVAQVRFIRHEENGGLATARNTGLDAATGEYLTFLDGDDWIAPGYLSDLVSAIEELGCDFIRTDHVQATARARSVHRHPHGRRGEVLDPREAILPVDRTTSVDYAYAWAGAYHRRLLDKGVLHFTHGLRTAEDRPWIWKLHREAESFAVVGLLGVFYRRGVASSLTQIGDVRQLDFIRAFDQVIEETAADRDAERLLPKAVRTYCAIIAHHLSEIDKFEPEVAKQLRAMSAAAIKRMPQDQLVDVLDTMDLRRASKLRRLRRRVTTAKAAA comes from the coding sequence GTGCCAAAGCTTTCCGTGATCGTGCCGTTCTACAACGTGCAGCAATACGCCCCCGACATGCTCAGAAGCCTGCGCGCGAACGCCAGGCGCGACTTCGAGTTCATCCTGGTAGACGACAAATCCAAGGACGAAACCCCCGCGATTCTCGAACGGGCCGCCGAGGAACTCTCGGACGTCGCCCAGGTGCGCTTCATCCGCCACGAGGAGAACGGAGGGCTGGCCACCGCACGCAACACGGGCCTCGACGCGGCGACCGGCGAATATCTGACCTTCCTCGACGGCGACGACTGGATCGCCCCCGGCTACCTCTCCGACCTGGTCTCGGCCATCGAGGAGCTGGGCTGCGACTTCATCCGGACGGACCACGTCCAGGCCACCGCCCGCGCCCGCTCGGTGCACAGGCACCCGCACGGCCGCCGGGGCGAGGTGCTCGACCCGCGCGAGGCGATCCTCCCCGTCGACCGCACGACCTCCGTCGACTACGCCTACGCCTGGGCCGGCGCCTACCACCGCCGTCTGCTGGACAAGGGAGTGCTGCACTTCACCCACGGGCTGCGCACCGCCGAGGACCGGCCGTGGATCTGGAAGCTGCACCGCGAGGCGGAGTCGTTCGCCGTCGTCGGTCTGCTGGGCGTCTTCTACCGGCGGGGGGTCGCTTCCTCTCTCACTCAGATCGGTGACGTCCGTCAACTCGACTTCATCCGTGCCTTCGACCAGGTGATTGAGGAGACGGCGGCCGACCGGGACGCCGAGCGTCTGCTGCCGAAGGCGGTGCGGACGTACTGCGCGATCATCGCCCACCACCTGTCCGAGATCGACAAGTTCGAGCCGGAGGTGGCCAAGCAGCTGCGGGCGATGTCCGCCGCGGCGATCAAGCGCATGCCGCAGGACCAGCTCGTCGATGTGCTCGACACGATGGACCTGCGCCGGGCCAGCAAGCTGCGGCGGCTGCGGCGCAGGGTCACCACTGCGAAGGCGGCCGCCTGA
- a CDS encoding N-acetylneuraminate synthase family protein has product MSTNTRIRSFGSREVGPGKPVYVCGEIGINHNGDLENAFKLIDVAAEAGCDAVKFQKRTPEICTPRDQWDIERDTPWGRMTYIDYRHRVEFGEDEYRQIDEYCKSKNIAWFASPWDTEAVAFLEKFNVPAHKVASASLTDDELLKALRATGRAVILSTGMSTPKQIRHAVEVLGSDNILMCHATSTYPAKAEELNLRVINTLEKEYPNVPIGYSGHETGLQTTLAAVALGAVFVERHITLDRAMWGSDQAASVEPQGLTRLVRDIRTIEASLGDGVKKVYESELGPMKKLRRVNGVVAEAEIAAAAGEPVQV; this is encoded by the coding sequence ATGAGCACCAACACCCGCATCCGTTCGTTCGGTTCGCGCGAGGTCGGCCCCGGTAAGCCTGTCTACGTCTGCGGCGAGATCGGCATCAACCACAACGGTGACCTGGAGAACGCCTTCAAGCTGATCGACGTGGCCGCCGAGGCCGGCTGTGACGCGGTGAAGTTCCAGAAGCGCACCCCGGAGATCTGCACCCCGCGCGACCAGTGGGACATCGAGCGCGACACCCCCTGGGGCCGGATGACCTACATCGACTACCGCCACCGCGTGGAGTTCGGCGAGGACGAGTACCGCCAGATCGACGAGTACTGCAAGTCCAAGAACATCGCCTGGTTCGCCTCCCCGTGGGACACCGAGGCCGTCGCCTTCCTCGAGAAGTTCAACGTCCCCGCCCACAAGGTCGCCTCCGCGTCCCTCACCGACGACGAGCTGCTGAAGGCGCTGCGCGCCACCGGCCGCGCGGTCATCCTCTCCACCGGCATGTCGACGCCGAAGCAGATCCGCCACGCGGTCGAGGTCCTCGGCTCGGACAACATCCTCATGTGCCACGCCACCTCGACCTACCCGGCGAAGGCCGAGGAGCTCAACCTCCGCGTGATCAACACGCTGGAGAAGGAGTACCCGAACGTTCCGATCGGCTACTCCGGCCACGAGACCGGCCTGCAGACCACGCTGGCCGCGGTCGCCCTCGGCGCGGTGTTCGTCGAGCGCCACATCACCCTGGACCGCGCGATGTGGGGCTCCGACCAGGCCGCTTCCGTCGAGCCGCAGGGCCTCACCCGCCTCGTCCGTGACATCCGCACCATCGAGGCCTCCCTCGGTGACGGTGTCAAGAAGGTCTACGAGTCCGAGCTGGGCCCGATGAAGAAGCTGCGCCGCGTCAACGGCGTCGTGGCCGAGGCGGAGATCGCCGCCGCCGCGGGCGAGCCGGTCCAGGTCTGA
- a CDS encoding ABC transporter ATP-binding protein, translated as MTAVELAGITKRFPGVVANHDIHLTVRKGTVHALVGENGAGKSTLMKILYGMQKPDEGTIAIDGEQVSFGSPADAIARGIGMVHQHFMLADNLTVLENVVLGSEKLYGIGGRARRKIKEISERYGLGVRPDVLVEELGVAARQRVEILKVLYRGATTLILDEPTAVLVPQEVDALFDNLRELRAEGLSVIFISHKLGEVLSVADEITVIRRGTTVGTAVPAETTSRQLAEMMVGSELPTPETAESTVTDRPVISVEKLRLEAFGGKALLDDITFTIHAGEVLGIAGVEGNGQTELVDALIGLKAADSGTITLAEEEITGWTTRKRREQGIGYIPEDRHRHGLLLEAPLWENRILGHVTEKPNAKGVWLDPKAAQEDTRRIVEAYDVRTPGIDVTASSLSGGNQQKLIVGREMTHKPRFLIASHPTRGVDVGAQAAIWDHIREARREGLAVLLISADLDELIGLSDTLRVIYNGKLVADADPATITPEELGSAMTGAATGHLEHEETPEDAPEPGEDEAR; from the coding sequence GTGACCGCCGTCGAGCTCGCCGGGATCACAAAGCGTTTCCCGGGCGTCGTGGCCAACCACGACATCCACCTCACGGTCCGCAAGGGCACCGTCCACGCCCTCGTCGGAGAGAACGGCGCCGGCAAGTCGACGCTGATGAAGATCCTCTACGGCATGCAGAAACCGGACGAGGGCACCATCGCGATCGACGGTGAGCAGGTCAGCTTCGGCAGTCCCGCCGACGCCATCGCCCGCGGCATCGGCATGGTGCACCAGCACTTCATGCTCGCCGACAATCTGACCGTCCTCGAGAACGTGGTGCTGGGCAGCGAGAAGCTGTACGGCATCGGGGGCAGGGCCCGGCGGAAGATCAAGGAGATCTCCGAGCGGTACGGGCTGGGGGTGCGGCCCGATGTGCTCGTGGAGGAGCTCGGCGTCGCCGCCCGGCAGCGGGTGGAGATTCTGAAGGTTCTTTATCGGGGTGCGACCACTCTGATTCTGGACGAGCCGACGGCTGTGCTTGTGCCGCAGGAAGTCGACGCTCTGTTCGACAATCTGCGTGAGCTGCGGGCCGAGGGGCTGTCGGTCATCTTCATCTCGCACAAGCTGGGCGAGGTGCTGTCGGTCGCCGACGAGATCACCGTCATCCGGCGGGGGACCACTGTGGGGACCGCTGTTCCCGCCGAGACCACCTCGCGTCAGCTCGCCGAGATGATGGTCGGCAGCGAGCTGCCCACGCCGGAGACCGCCGAGTCGACCGTCACCGACCGTCCGGTCATCAGCGTGGAGAAGCTGCGGCTGGAGGCGTTCGGGGGCAAGGCGCTGCTCGACGACATCACCTTCACCATTCACGCCGGTGAGGTGCTCGGTATCGCCGGTGTCGAGGGCAACGGGCAGACCGAACTGGTCGACGCGCTCATCGGGCTCAAGGCCGCCGACTCCGGCACCATCACGCTGGCGGAGGAGGAGATCACCGGCTGGACCACCCGTAAGCGCCGTGAGCAGGGCATCGGGTACATCCCCGAGGACCGGCACCGCCATGGACTGCTCCTGGAGGCGCCGCTCTGGGAGAACCGCATCCTCGGGCACGTCACCGAGAAGCCGAACGCCAAGGGCGTATGGCTCGATCCGAAGGCCGCGCAGGAGGACACGCGCCGGATCGTCGAGGCGTACGACGTCCGCACCCCCGGCATCGACGTCACCGCCTCCTCCCTGTCCGGAGGCAACCAGCAGAAGCTGATCGTCGGCCGCGAGATGACCCACAAGCCGCGCTTCCTCATCGCCTCCCACCCCACCCGCGGTGTGGACGTCGGTGCGCAGGCCGCCATCTGGGATCACATTCGCGAGGCGCGGCGGGAGGGGCTTGCGGTGCTGCTGATCTCCGCCGATCTGGACGAGCTGATCGGCCTGTCCGACACCCTCCGCGTGATCTACAACGGCAAGCTGGTCGCCGACGCCGATCCGGCCACCATCACCCCGGAGGAGCTCGGCTCGGCCATGACCGGTGCGGCCACCGGTCATCTGGAGCACGAGGAAACCCCCGAAGACGCCCCCGAGCCCGGCGAAGACGAGGCCCGCTGA
- a CDS encoding BMP family lipoprotein, with amino-acid sequence MRRISKLTRVAVGVASLALAATACGGTSSDSGDEAKEDLGLAIAYDIGGKGDQSFNDAAYAGLQKAQKEFGYKTDDVEPTEGETDADKEQRLSSLAKQGYNPVIGIGFAYGPAMEAVASKYPDTTFGIVDSVVEGDNVASLVFAEEQASYLAGVAAAKATKTNTVGFVGGVDIPLIHKFEAGYKQGVAETNPKVKVVSQYLTQTAEEGGFSSPDKGKAAAEGQIEKKADVVYQAAGLSGQGVIEAAAKAKVWAIGVDSDQYKQAALAQYKNYILTSALKDVGGAVYALSKSVEDGKPLAGVQTFDLKVNGVGLAESNPEFAKIAGLSDAVAKAKAAIIDGSIKVKTE; translated from the coding sequence ATGCGTCGGATATCCAAACTGACCCGCGTCGCGGTGGGGGTCGCGTCGCTCGCACTCGCCGCGACCGCATGCGGTGGCACCAGCAGTGACAGTGGTGACGAGGCCAAGGAGGATCTGGGTCTCGCCATCGCGTACGACATCGGCGGCAAGGGCGACCAGTCCTTCAACGACGCCGCGTACGCGGGCCTGCAGAAGGCTCAGAAGGAGTTCGGCTACAAGACGGACGACGTCGAGCCGACCGAGGGCGAGACCGATGCGGACAAGGAGCAGCGGCTGTCCTCGCTGGCCAAGCAGGGCTACAACCCCGTGATCGGCATCGGGTTCGCCTACGGTCCCGCGATGGAGGCCGTGGCCTCGAAGTACCCGGACACCACGTTCGGCATCGTGGACTCGGTCGTCGAGGGCGACAATGTCGCGTCTCTCGTCTTCGCCGAGGAGCAGGCCTCCTACCTCGCCGGTGTCGCCGCGGCGAAGGCGACGAAGACCAACACGGTTGGCTTTGTCGGCGGTGTCGACATCCCGCTGATCCACAAGTTCGAGGCCGGCTACAAGCAGGGCGTCGCGGAGACCAACCCGAAGGTCAAGGTCGTCTCGCAGTATCTGACGCAGACCGCCGAGGAGGGTGGCTTCTCCAGCCCCGACAAGGGCAAGGCCGCGGCCGAGGGTCAGATCGAGAAGAAGGCCGATGTCGTCTACCAGGCTGCCGGGCTGTCCGGGCAGGGTGTGATCGAGGCTGCGGCGAAGGCCAAGGTGTGGGCGATCGGGGTCGACTCCGACCAGTACAAGCAGGCGGCGCTGGCGCAGTACAAGAACTACATCCTGACGTCGGCTCTGAAGGATGTCGGCGGTGCGGTGTACGCGCTGTCGAAGTCGGTCGAGGACGGTAAGCCGCTGGCGGGTGTCCAGACCTTCGACCTGAAGGTGAACGGCGTCGGGCTCGCCGAGAGCAACCCGGAGTTCGCGAAGATCGCGGGTCTGTCGGACGCGGTGGCCAAGGCGAAGGCGGCGATCATCGACGGGTCCATCAAGGTCAAGACCGAGTAG
- a CDS encoding class I SAM-dependent DNA methyltransferase, which translates to MNPETPAFLHATRTSYDAIAGPYSDRLADHLADLPLDRALLTGFAELVKGAAPHPVADIGSGPGAVTARLNDLGLPVFGIDLSPRMVALATRTYPELRFHVGSMTSLDLPDETLGGIVALYSLIHIPDDHLPTTFAEFHRVLVPGGHVLLAFQTGDHDGSEHLTERFGQQIALDCYWRTPETVADHLTKAGLDARARVVREPHEDESRPRAFLLARKPA; encoded by the coding sequence GTGAACCCCGAAACCCCCGCTTTCCTCCACGCGACCCGGACCTCGTACGACGCCATAGCGGGCCCGTACAGCGACCGTCTCGCCGACCATCTGGCCGACCTGCCCCTGGACCGGGCCCTGCTCACCGGCTTCGCCGAACTGGTGAAGGGCGCGGCGCCGCATCCCGTGGCCGACATCGGCAGTGGCCCGGGTGCCGTGACCGCCCGCCTGAACGACCTCGGCCTGCCGGTGTTCGGCATCGACCTCTCGCCGCGCATGGTGGCGCTGGCCACCCGGACGTACCCCGAACTCCGTTTCCACGTGGGCTCGATGACGTCGCTGGACCTTCCGGACGAGACCCTGGGCGGCATCGTCGCGCTCTACTCGCTGATCCACATCCCCGACGATCATCTGCCGACGACGTTCGCGGAGTTCCATCGCGTCCTGGTCCCCGGCGGCCATGTGCTGCTCGCCTTCCAGACCGGCGACCACGACGGCTCCGAACACCTCACGGAACGCTTCGGACAGCAGATCGCGCTCGACTGCTACTGGCGCACCCCGGAGACGGTGGCCGACCACCTGACCAAGGCGGGCCTCGACGCCCGCGCACGCGTCGTCCGCGAACCCCACGAGGACGAGAGCCGCCCCCGCGCGTTCCTCCTGGCCCGCAAGCCGGCGTAG
- a CDS encoding BMP family lipoprotein produces MRRVSRLAVAGAATASLALVLSACGGTSTSASSESDGDKGLAIAYDVGGKGDQSFNDAAYAGLERAKKEFGYETDDVEPTDGETDADKAQRLASLAKQGYNPVIGVGYAYAPAVKEVAEKYPDTTFGIVDDSQVQADNVADLVFSEEEASYLAGVAAAKSTKTNTVGFVGGVDIPLIHKFQAGFAQGVKDTDPKVKVLSQYLTQTAEEGGFSSPDKGKSAAEGQIEKKADVVYAAAGLSGQGVIEAAAANKVWAIGVDSDQYKQAALATYKESILTSATKDVAKAVYNLAKSVEDGKPETGIVRGDLKSGEVGLADSNPKFADDAALQEAIQTAKEKIISGEIKVKSS; encoded by the coding sequence ATGCGCCGGGTTTCCCGCCTCGCGGTCGCGGGCGCAGCGACCGCCTCCCTCGCCCTCGTTCTGTCCGCCTGTGGCGGTACGTCCACCTCCGCCTCGTCGGAGTCGGACGGCGACAAGGGCCTCGCCATCGCGTACGACGTCGGCGGCAAGGGCGACCAGTCCTTCAACGACGCCGCGTACGCGGGGCTGGAGAGGGCGAAGAAGGAGTTCGGGTACGAGACGGACGACGTCGAGCCCACGGACGGGGAGACGGACGCCGACAAGGCTCAGCGGCTGGCCTCCCTGGCGAAGCAGGGGTACAACCCGGTGATCGGTGTCGGCTACGCGTACGCGCCGGCCGTCAAGGAGGTCGCCGAGAAGTATCCGGACACGACGTTCGGCATCGTCGACGACTCCCAGGTCCAGGCGGACAACGTGGCCGACCTGGTGTTCTCCGAGGAGGAGGCCTCCTACCTCGCCGGTGTGGCGGCCGCCAAGAGCACCAAGACCAACACCGTGGGCTTTGTGGGTGGTGTGGATATTCCGTTGATCCACAAGTTCCAGGCCGGCTTCGCGCAGGGCGTCAAGGACACCGACCCGAAGGTCAAGGTTCTGTCGCAGTACCTGACGCAGACCGCGGAGGAAGGCGGCTTCTCCAGCCCCGACAAGGGCAAGTCGGCCGCCGAGGGGCAGATCGAGAAGAAGGCCGATGTCGTGTATGCGGCGGCCGGTCTGTCGGGGCAGGGTGTGATCGAAGCCGCCGCCGCCAACAAGGTGTGGGCGATCGGTGTCGACTCCGACCAGTACAAGCAGGCAGCGCTCGCCACGTACAAGGAATCCATCCTGACCTCGGCGACCAAGGACGTCGCCAAGGCGGTCTACAACCTGGCGAAGTCGGTCGAGGACGGTAAGCCCGAGACCGGTATCGTTCGTGGCGATCTGAAGAGCGGCGAGGTCGGCCTCGCGGACTCCAACCCGAAGTTCGCGGACGACGCCGCCCTCCAGGAAGCCATCCAGACGGCCAAGGAGAAGATCATCAGCGGCGAGATCAAGGTCAAGTCCAGCTGA
- a CDS encoding DUF6716 putative glycosyltransferase, whose translation MPASTSKPPRIAVLADSDTRWKWGALTAGRIAPGPSMETGPRGDTQVAPALSGFLLRGRATPTARQLAEVGVQADSLREVTAVEFLRAMDQEEYDIVVLALVGGGVQAMLHGLKRIWEGRPKRPVVVTGYVGVVYEKLADGLLLRHGADLVLANSRQDADRFRGVYDGVGADSSSVTEVALPFLGGAAYTGEHEPYTVVFAAQPSVPESRKDRTYLLDRLIQHARKHPEREVLLKLRSKPGEHTTHIEELPYQKLAQKTDLPANFRLVYGHMGEVLDRTDLMVTISSTAALEALHRRIPTVILTDLGVREMLGNHHFVGSGCLASWDQLDEGHRPTPDEEWVSRQGVAADGTYETAFDAARERIAKLLSAPELPPLTPYYTPATAPGYLPGILARHHLGPDGSPLPGAPAADKDPGPVRQIVRRAARGAYRHGVQRVAPVIRRMGEL comes from the coding sequence GTGCCAGCAAGTACCAGCAAGCCCCCGCGGATCGCCGTGCTCGCGGACTCCGACACCCGCTGGAAATGGGGTGCTTTGACCGCGGGTCGTATCGCTCCGGGCCCGTCCATGGAAACCGGACCGCGAGGCGACACGCAAGTTGCCCCTGCCCTGAGCGGATTTCTGCTACGCGGCCGGGCCACGCCAACCGCCCGCCAGCTGGCGGAAGTCGGCGTCCAGGCCGACTCCCTGCGGGAGGTCACCGCGGTCGAGTTCCTGCGTGCCATGGACCAGGAGGAGTACGACATCGTCGTGCTCGCCCTGGTCGGCGGCGGTGTCCAGGCGATGCTGCACGGCCTCAAGCGGATCTGGGAGGGACGCCCGAAACGTCCCGTCGTCGTCACCGGCTATGTCGGAGTCGTCTACGAGAAGCTCGCCGACGGCCTGCTGCTGCGGCACGGCGCGGACCTCGTCCTCGCCAACTCCCGCCAGGACGCGGACCGTTTCCGGGGGGTTTACGACGGTGTGGGCGCCGACTCCTCGTCGGTCACCGAAGTCGCCCTGCCGTTCCTGGGCGGCGCTGCCTACACGGGTGAACACGAGCCGTACACCGTGGTGTTCGCCGCGCAGCCCTCGGTCCCGGAGAGCCGCAAGGACCGTACGTACCTGCTGGACCGGCTGATTCAGCACGCCCGCAAGCACCCCGAGCGCGAGGTGCTGCTCAAGCTGCGCTCCAAGCCGGGCGAACACACCACGCACATCGAGGAGTTGCCCTACCAGAAGCTGGCGCAGAAGACCGATCTGCCCGCCAACTTCCGCCTGGTCTACGGGCACATGGGCGAGGTCCTCGACCGCACCGACCTGATGGTCACGATCAGTTCCACGGCGGCCCTTGAAGCCCTGCACCGACGCATTCCCACGGTCATCCTCACCGACCTGGGTGTACGCGAGATGCTCGGCAATCACCATTTCGTGGGGTCCGGCTGCCTCGCCTCCTGGGACCAACTCGACGAGGGACACCGGCCCACCCCGGACGAGGAGTGGGTGTCCCGGCAGGGCGTCGCGGCCGACGGAACCTACGAGACCGCGTTCGACGCGGCCCGTGAGCGGATCGCCAAGCTGCTCTCCGCGCCCGAGCTGCCGCCCCTCACGCCGTACTACACACCGGCTACCGCGCCCGGCTATCTGCCCGGCATACTCGCCCGCCACCACCTCGGCCCGGACGGCAGTCCGCTGCCCGGTGCGCCCGCCGCCGACAAGGATCCCGGACCGGTCCGGCAGATCGTGCGCCGGGCGGCGCGCGGCGCCTACCGGCACGGCGTCCAGCGGGTCGCGCCCGTGATCCGGCGCATGGGGGAGCTGTGA